AGCGCGACGACGGAGGCCACCAGCCAGGGGTGCCATCGTTCGGAAAAGCGCCGGCGGGGCACATCGGATGCCGGGAAGGGGGCTACGGTGCCGAACATCATGTGCCGTGCCGCCGGGAAAGCAGTTCGATGTAGAACTGCAGGGTCTCTTCTGCGATGGCCGGCCAGGTGAAGCGTTCCGAGAGCGCCAGGGCGCCTTTGCCCAGCCGCTCCCGCAGGCCGGCGTCTTCCATCAAGCGCTGTACCGCGCGCGCGATCTCCTCCGGGGAGGCCGGCGGCACCAGCAGGAGGTTCTCCCCGTCCTGGAAATAGTGGGCCGGCAGGCGTGGGGCGGTGGTCACGATGGGCCGGCCGTGGGCCAGCGCGGCCATCAGCGTTCCCCGCCGCGTGGACACGCCGTCGCGATAGGGCAGTACCACCGCGTCCGCCGCCCAAAGGGTGGCGCTGACCTCCTCGTTGGGCAGGTAATCGGTCCAGATCACATAAGGCTCCAGCCGGCTCTGCCGGATGCGCTGTTCGACGCGGTTCAGGTACAGCAAATTCGTCGGATCGCTGGAGCCGACCTTGCCCCCCACCATAATGAGCTTGACCGGCCGGCCTTCCCGCACCAGCAGTTCCAGCGCGCCGATGAGGTCCTCGCCCCCTTTCGTGACGTTGAGGAAGCCGAAATAGGCCAGGGCGAACTCATGGGGCTGGATGCCCCAGCGCGCCCGCCAGGCCTCGCGCGAGTAATCGGGGCTGGCCGGCGGCAGGATATTGGAGCCAATGGGGATGAGCCGGCGCGGCACCGCCGGCGCCCGCAGGGTCAGTTGGGCGAAATCTTCCTCGTTGGTGGCGATGACGCCGTCGGCCTGCTGGGCCAGGAAGTCGTTGACGCGCCGGCGCAAGGGGCCGGCGCCGCGGAACAGGAAGGGCATCCGCAGGTCATGGAAGGTCACCACCACCGCCGGCCGCTCCCGCCGGCGCCGCAACCACCAGGGGAAGAGGTTCACCGCCGGATGCATGCCGTAGGCGGCGGTCTGGTACTGGATGTTCACCACGTCCGGCCGGCTTTCCTCGAACAGCCGGCGGGCGGTCCCCCAGAACCCCCAGTTCCAGCGGGGCACCTCCGCCCGCACGGAACAGCCCTGACAGACCGCGCCGGCGGCCTGCTGTGACGTCAGCACCATCACCTGATGGCCTTTCGCCGCCATGGCCTCCGCCAGCCGCCAGGTGAAATCGCCGACCCCGCCCTGCATGGGGGGAAATTCGCCGCTGATAAGGCAGATGCGCACGATTCTCCTCCCTCTCCCTCAATTATCCCATTTCATCGAGACGTGAATCGGGCCTGACAGCCGCCGGCGCCGGCAG
This genomic window from Anaerolineae bacterium contains:
- a CDS encoding glycosyltransferase family 4 protein, with product MRICLISGEFPPMQGGVGDFTWRLAEAMAAKGHQVMVLTSQQAAGAVCQGCSVRAEVPRWNWGFWGTARRLFEESRPDVVNIQYQTAAYGMHPAVNLFPWWLRRRRERPAVVVTFHDLRMPFLFRGAGPLRRRVNDFLAQQADGVIATNEEDFAQLTLRAPAVPRRLIPIGSNILPPASPDYSREAWRARWGIQPHEFALAYFGFLNVTKGGEDLIGALELLVREGRPVKLIMVGGKVGSSDPTNLLYLNRVEQRIRQSRLEPYVIWTDYLPNEEVSATLWAADAVVLPYRDGVSTRRGTLMAALAHGRPIVTTAPRLPAHYFQDGENLLLVPPASPEEIARAVQRLMEDAGLRERLGKGALALSERFTWPAIAEETLQFYIELLSRRHGT